The DNA window TAGGCGTAGGCGGTAAGTTGCGGCGATTGTGCTGCGGCGATTTCGTCGCTTGGGCCCCAACCCGCGGCCGTTTTATGATCGCCCACATATAGTTTGCCGTCGCGCTCCTCGATGATGTCGGCGAAGCCCTGCAGGACGAGGCCGACGTCGATGTCGTGTCTCAGGAAGACCTCGCAACCGATAACCGTCGCGGCCAGCACTTCGTCGCGGTGTCGCTGATACCACAGCGAGACGAGCGTGCGGCCTTGGGACAGGAGGCCCGGGACTAAGACTTCTACGTCGGGAGCGTTTTTCTTGCGGGATTTTTTCTTCTCGACGCGGTCCCCGAATGTCTCGCCTTCCTTGAAGGTGATGCCGTCGCGGTTAGCCGCGGCGAAGTGTACGGCGAAGACGCCGGCTACCTCCTCCGCGGTCATCGGCGTCTTTTGGCGGCCGTAGGCGGCGGCGATGGCGGCGTGGACGGCCCGGCCGAAGGCGAACGCCGCCGGCGTCGAGACCGGCTCGAGCTGGTCGATGTAGCGGTAACGATAACGTCTTGGACAAGCCAATGCCGTTTCGATTGTGGTATGGCTGAGCTTCACGACGGCCGGGCCTTTGTACTGTTCGGCGAGGTCGGCCGCGCGCACGGAGTGACCGTCGATTTCGGCCACGGGTTCTTCGTTTGCGTATTCGGTCATTTCGGCGCCTCTTTTCCCGCGTATTTAAAACAGCCGCGGAGTTGTTTGCGGCACTCGGGACAAATCCACATCGGCGCTTGCCATACGCCCGGGGCGGCGGCTAATTTTACCAGCCGCAACCCCGATACTTCTTTGCCGTAGTGGTACTCACATTGACCTTTTTTTGTCTCACTCATCTCTTCCCCTTTCGCCGCCAGCGTTGGCGTTTTAGTCGTCGCATAAAAGATATCGGATATCGCGCGACGTCGCGCCGCAACACGTTGTCCTTCCGTTTACCAGGGCGCCGCCAGGCGCATCACACGCCGGGCACCGCGGCGTTGAGTACCCACAACCCGGGCAGTCCAGGTCCTCGTTAAGCTCCCCCTGACACTTCGGGCAATAGCTGGTCGTGTCGTTTAACTCCGGCTCGTTTCCCGTTACGCCGTCCGGGTAATTACCGTTAAGCATCGTTCCTCCTAAAGCGTCAACTCGCCGCCGCGCTCCGAACCCTCGGCGACGACGCGCGTTAAAAAATCTTCGATAGCTACGGGCGACGGCCGCCGCACGGCCGTCGCCTCGTCGTGCGGGAGGCCAAGCCGGGACGCCGCGCCGTTGATAGCGTTCCAGATTTTCCAGAACTCGGCGAGGGCTTTTTCCGTCGGCCGCAACTCGACCTCGACCAGCATCTCGGCGAAGCGATCGAGTAGTTTAATATTCAGCTTTCGTTGGAAGTCGTCCATGATTGCCTCCTCATAACCCCGGCGGATCTGTTAGCTTTCGTCGTTGTACCATTCCGCAAATTTTTCGGCGGTTATGCTTAATCCGAATCGCTCCGAATGAAGAACGCGGATAAAATCTTTCGGTTCAGCCCCGGCCGATTCAATGATATGGCGTGCGTTAACTTTTAATCTCTTATCC is part of the bacterium genome and encodes:
- a CDS encoding PD-(D/E)XK nuclease family protein → MTEYANEEPVAEIDGHSVRAADLAEQYKGPAVVKLSHTTIETALACPRRYRYRYIDQLEPVSTPAAFAFGRAVHAAIAAAYGRQKTPMTAEEVAGVFAVHFAAANRDGITFKEGETFGDRVEKKKSRKKNAPDVEVLVPGLLSQGRTLVSLWYQRHRDEVLAATVIGCEVFLRHDIDVGLVLQGFADIIEERDGKLYVGDHKTAAGWGPSDEIAAAQSPQLTAYAYLCWKKYDRLPDGLYLTVLKKTKVPDAFRYYAPARTLDDVRAFE